A genome region from Thermomicrobiales bacterium includes the following:
- a CDS encoding XRE family transcriptional regulator — translation MARSFEEVILAGATDYERIDEIRSEMMARVRGYRLRELRETYGLTQVDMAKDLHMSQDTIVRIEHSDVEQMRVETLRRYVESLGGKLRIEVELGDTRYTIA, via the coding sequence ATGGCGAGATCGTTTGAGGAAGTGATTTTGGCAGGAGCGACGGATTACGAACGCATCGACGAGATAAGGTCGGAGATGATGGCGAGGGTGCGTGGCTACCGGCTGCGTGAGCTGCGAGAGACGTATGGCCTGACTCAGGTCGATATGGCGAAAGATCTGCACATGAGTCAGGACACAATCGTGCGGATCGAGCATAGCGATGTCGAGCAAATGCGGGTGGAAACGCTGCGGCGGTATGTCGAGTCGCTGGGTGGGAAGCTGCGCATCGAGGTCGAATTGGGAGATACGCGCTACACGATCGCGTAG